One part of the Spiribacter salinus M19-40 genome encodes these proteins:
- a CDS encoding NADH-quinone oxidoreductase subunit M — translation MVGQWPLLSLLIWVPILGGIGVLAAGNDNADRARWTALAVAVVTLGIGLALWLGFESGIAGMQFVEKAAWIRAFDIHYHLGVDGISMPLVVLTAFSTLLVIGAAWEVVRYKPAQYLAAFLIMEGIMIGVFSALDAILFYVFFEAMLIPMFLIIGIWGGPNRIYATIKFFLYTFLGSVMMLIALIYLRTQAGSFAIEDFYGLQLPLATQTLIFLAFLAAFAVKVPMFPVHTWLPDAHVEAPTGGSVILAAITLKIGGYGFLRFSLPIAPEASLALDWLLIGLSLIAVVYIGLVAMVQEDLKKLIAYSSIAHMGFVTLGFFLIFRIVANTDRPDGALLALEGGMVQMISHGFVSAAMFLCVGVLYDRMHTRRIADYGGVANRMPVFAGFFVLFAMANAGLPGTSGFVGEFMVILASFQAGFWYAAIAGLTLILGAAYSLWMIKRVVYGEVRNEAVGELKDISAREKLLLGSLAVVILFFGIYPAPLIDVMTPSLDALLRVVMPTL, via the coding sequence ATGGTTGGGCAATGGCCATTATTGAGTCTGCTGATCTGGGTGCCGATTCTTGGCGGTATCGGGGTGCTTGCTGCGGGCAACGACAACGCCGATCGCGCGCGCTGGACGGCACTGGCTGTCGCGGTTGTTACGCTGGGAATCGGGCTTGCGCTCTGGTTAGGGTTCGAGAGCGGCATTGCCGGCATGCAGTTCGTGGAAAAAGCGGCCTGGATCCGGGCATTTGATATTCACTACCACCTTGGGGTGGATGGCATCTCAATGCCGCTGGTCGTGCTAACCGCGTTCTCCACGCTGCTTGTGATCGGTGCAGCCTGGGAGGTTGTTCGCTATAAGCCCGCCCAGTACCTGGCTGCCTTTTTAATCATGGAAGGCATCATGATCGGGGTGTTCAGTGCCCTCGATGCCATCCTGTTCTACGTCTTTTTCGAGGCGATGCTGATCCCGATGTTCCTCATTATCGGTATCTGGGGTGGGCCAAACCGCATCTACGCCACCATCAAGTTCTTCCTCTATACCTTCCTTGGGTCGGTCATGATGCTGATCGCGCTGATCTACCTGCGCACGCAAGCGGGTAGTTTTGCGATTGAGGACTTCTATGGCCTGCAGTTGCCGCTTGCAACGCAAACGCTGATTTTCCTGGCGTTCCTGGCGGCCTTCGCCGTTAAGGTGCCGATGTTTCCAGTGCATACCTGGCTACCCGATGCTCACGTGGAAGCCCCCACGGGTGGTTCGGTTATTCTGGCGGCGATTACGCTGAAAATCGGCGGGTACGGCTTCCTGCGTTTCAGTCTGCCCATTGCGCCAGAGGCCAGCCTGGCGCTGGACTGGCTGCTAATTGGCCTGTCGCTCATCGCGGTGGTGTATATCGGACTGGTCGCGATGGTTCAGGAAGACCTGAAAAAGCTGATCGCCTACTCCTCCATTGCCCATATGGGGTTTGTCACCCTCGGATTTTTCCTCATCTTCCGAATCGTTGCCAATACCGATCGCCCGGACGGTGCACTGCTCGCGCTGGAGGGCGGGATGGTGCAGATGATTTCCCACGGGTTCGTCTCGGCTGCGATGTTCTTGTGCGTCGGTGTGCTCTACGACCGCATGCACACTCGGCGCATCGCGGATTACGGGGGTGTTGCCAACCGAATGCCCGTCTTTGCCGGATTCTTTGTGCTCTTTGCCATGGCCAACGCCGGGTTACCCGGTACCTCTGGCTTTGTCGGCGAGTTCATGGTGATCCTGGCCAGCTTCCAGGCGGGGTTCTGGTATGCCGCTATCGCGGGGCTCACACTGATTCTGGGTGCGGCCTACAGCCTGTGGATGATTAAACGGGTGGTGTACGGCGAAGTCCGGAACGAGGCGGTTGGCGAGCTAAAAGACATTAGCGCACGCGAAAAACTGCTGCTTGGCAGTCTTGCCGTCGTCATTCTGTTTTTCGGTATCTACCCGGCCCCGTTGATTGATGTGATGACGCCGTCGCTGGACGCGCTTTTACGTGTCGTGATGCCGACCCTTTAA
- the nuoN gene encoding NADH-quinone oxidoreductase subunit NuoN, with the protein MTFEMPQFALAAPEIWLGIMICVVLVADLFDRSQESQLAFFLTQLTLVVMIWLAFATHWGSGSEITFNGMYVSDGLAAILKGAVAGLTAITVGYSRDYLRQRGLLTGEFFLLTLIATLGMSVMASASSMLVLYIGLELLSLSLYAMVAFDRDSRDGSEAAMKYFVLGALASGMLLYGMSMIYGAAGSLLIGDIAAAAAAGENQLLMAFGMTFAFVGVAFKFGAAPFHMWIPDVYQGAPTAVTAFLGSAPKVAALALFLRLLAEGLGDLHAQWQTMAMILAVASLVIGNLFALVQTNLKRMLAYSTVSHIGFLFLGLIAGTDEGFAAALFYAISYGIMAAGAFGMIILLSRQGFEAEMIDDMRGLNDRHSGFALVMLLLMFSMTGIPGTVGFYAKWLVLQALIASGHIWLAILAVVFAVIGAFYYLRVLKAVYFDRVESPEPLAAPTGQRVVIAANGGLVLLLGLFPDLLISACRAAFGL; encoded by the coding sequence ATGACCTTTGAGATGCCTCAATTTGCACTGGCTGCTCCGGAGATCTGGCTCGGGATCATGATCTGCGTGGTCCTGGTTGCGGATCTGTTTGATCGTAGCCAGGAGAGCCAGCTGGCGTTCTTCCTGACCCAATTAACCCTGGTGGTGATGATTTGGCTGGCGTTTGCCACGCACTGGGGGAGTGGATCGGAGATCACCTTCAATGGCATGTACGTCTCAGATGGGTTGGCGGCCATCCTCAAGGGGGCCGTCGCTGGCCTGACGGCGATCACGGTTGGCTATAGTCGCGATTATCTCCGGCAACGCGGGCTGCTGACCGGTGAGTTCTTTCTTTTGACGCTCATCGCCACACTCGGGATGTCGGTGATGGCCTCGGCATCCAGCATGCTGGTGCTCTACATTGGGCTGGAACTGCTGTCGCTCAGCCTCTACGCCATGGTGGCCTTTGACCGGGATAGCCGGGATGGCTCGGAAGCGGCCATGAAGTATTTTGTCCTGGGGGCGTTGGCATCCGGGATGCTCTTGTATGGCATGTCCATGATTTATGGCGCGGCAGGCAGCCTGCTCATCGGGGATATCGCCGCTGCCGCCGCGGCTGGAGAAAATCAGCTGCTGATGGCCTTTGGCATGACATTCGCCTTTGTTGGTGTCGCATTCAAGTTTGGTGCGGCCCCGTTTCACATGTGGATTCCGGATGTCTATCAGGGGGCGCCGACGGCCGTCACTGCGTTCCTGGGCAGTGCTCCGAAGGTGGCGGCACTCGCTTTGTTCTTGCGTTTGCTCGCCGAAGGGCTCGGTGATTTACATGCCCAGTGGCAAACCATGGCCATGATCCTGGCTGTGGCGTCGCTGGTGATCGGCAATCTTTTCGCGCTGGTGCAGACCAACTTGAAGCGCATGCTGGCCTACTCCACGGTCTCGCATATCGGGTTTCTTTTTCTGGGCCTCATTGCCGGCACCGATGAGGGGTTTGCGGCTGCGCTGTTCTATGCCATTAGCTACGGCATTATGGCGGCCGGCGCCTTTGGCATGATTATTTTGCTGTCTCGGCAGGGTTTCGAGGCGGAGATGATCGACGACATGCGTGGCCTGAATGACCGGCATAGTGGCTTTGCGCTGGTGATGCTCTTGCTGATGTTCTCGATGACTGGGATCCCGGGCACGGTCGGCTTCTATGCCAAATGGCTTGTTCTGCAGGCTCTGATTGCATCGGGTCACATCTGGCTCGCTATTCTCGCGGTGGTGTTTGCCGTGATTGGCGCGTTTTACTACTTGCGCGTCCTCAAGGCCGTCTACTTTGACCGCGTGGAATCGCCAGAGCCACTGGCCGCACCGACAGGTCAGCGTGTGGTTATTGCCGCTAACGGTGGGCTTGTCCTGCTCCTTGGCCTGTTCCCGGATCTGTTGATCTCCGCTTGTCGAGCTGCCTTCGGGCTGTGA
- a CDS encoding DUF2818 family protein: MSSGLAIALLLVVALVAANLPWVSDRVGLVYRAPGGRKREWVRLIEWSVLFGLVALVGAGLEMRTQGQLQAQGWEFWVIGLCLFAVFALPGFIYHHDLRRRLAKRHPRVSP, encoded by the coding sequence ATGAGTAGCGGACTGGCCATTGCCCTACTGCTGGTGGTGGCGCTCGTTGCAGCGAACCTGCCTTGGGTCTCGGATCGCGTGGGACTGGTTTATCGGGCGCCGGGTGGGCGCAAGCGCGAGTGGGTGCGTCTGATTGAGTGGAGTGTTCTGTTTGGGCTGGTCGCACTGGTCGGCGCGGGTCTTGAGATGCGTACCCAAGGCCAGCTCCAGGCGCAGGGCTGGGAGTTTTGGGTTATCGGCTTGTGTCTTTTCGCCGTGTTTGCGCTGCCCGGGTTCATTTACCACCACGATCTGCGACGGCGTCTGGCCAAACGGCATCCGCGCGTTTCCCCTTGA
- the rimP gene encoding ribosome maturation factor RimP — MDMKAPERVINLLEPVVEGLGYELVGVEYQPGRPQGMLRLYIDHPEGIEVDDCARVSHQVSGVLDVENPIAGEYLLEVSSPGLDRPVFKTDDYDRFAGEMIRVRLRGRLDGRRKFHGRLLGLENDQVRIDEQGEEITVPLTEIDRAHLELEP; from the coding sequence ATGGACATGAAAGCGCCTGAACGCGTCATCAATCTGTTGGAGCCCGTGGTAGAGGGCCTGGGCTACGAATTGGTCGGGGTGGAATACCAGCCGGGACGGCCACAGGGGATGTTGCGTCTTTATATTGACCATCCGGAAGGCATTGAAGTCGATGACTGCGCCCGGGTAAGTCACCAGGTGAGCGGCGTTCTCGATGTGGAGAATCCGATCGCTGGGGAGTATCTGCTTGAGGTGTCCTCACCAGGGCTGGATCGGCCCGTATTCAAAACCGATGACTATGACCGGTTTGCGGGTGAAATGATCCGTGTACGGCTACGAGGACGGCTGGACGGTCGGCGCAAATTTCATGGTCGCTTGCTTGGTCTGGAAAATGATCAGGTACGCATAGACGAACAGGGCGAGGAGATTACCGTCCCACTGACGGAAATTGATCGCGCGCATCTGGAGTTGGAACCCTGA
- the nusA gene encoding transcription termination factor NusA — MSKEILLVVDAIANEKGVEQEVIFEAIEAALASATQKRHEGEIDVRVDVDRKTGEYETFRRWTVIADDDEVELPDQQIPVTEAKQSDPSLEVGSVIETPMESVDFGRIAAQAAKQVIVQKVREAERAKVVEAYRNRAGELITGIVKRVERGNVYLDLGSNAEAFIPREEMIPREAVRPGDRLRAWLREVREEVRGPQLFASRSAPEFLVELFKLEVPEVSQDLLEILGAARDPGMRAKISVNALDSRVDPVGACVGMRGSRVQAVSNELSGERIDIILWNDNPAQFVINAMAPAEVESIVVDEDRDSMDIAVGEDQLSQAIGRGGQNVRLASELTGWELNVMTAEEAEAKSEAEAAELVDLFIRELDADEDLAGLLVEEGFSSVEEVAYVPTGELLDIEGFSEDLVNALRQRARDVLTEREAAAAEAEAPAEDLLGLEGMDDVTAARLAQQGIRTMEDLAEQSVDDLVEIEGLDAERAGALIMKAREPWFAEQEGNQA; from the coding sequence ATGAGCAAGGAAATTCTGCTGGTAGTCGACGCCATCGCCAACGAGAAAGGCGTCGAACAGGAGGTCATTTTCGAGGCCATTGAGGCCGCGCTCGCATCTGCGACGCAAAAGCGCCATGAGGGCGAGATTGACGTGCGCGTGGACGTGGACCGCAAGACCGGGGAATACGAGACCTTTCGACGATGGACGGTGATCGCTGACGACGACGAGGTCGAGCTACCGGATCAGCAGATCCCGGTTACTGAAGCGAAGCAGTCGGATCCGTCGCTCGAGGTGGGTAGCGTGATCGAAACGCCAATGGAATCGGTGGACTTCGGTCGGATCGCTGCCCAGGCCGCGAAGCAGGTCATTGTTCAGAAAGTGCGGGAAGCCGAGCGGGCGAAGGTGGTCGAAGCCTATCGGAACCGCGCCGGCGAGCTCATCACCGGCATCGTTAAGCGCGTGGAGCGCGGCAACGTCTATTTGGACCTGGGGAGTAATGCCGAGGCCTTTATACCGCGCGAGGAAATGATCCCGCGCGAGGCCGTTCGCCCTGGTGATCGGCTTCGAGCCTGGTTACGGGAGGTGCGCGAGGAGGTGCGTGGGCCGCAGCTGTTCGCCAGCCGCTCAGCGCCGGAGTTCCTGGTGGAGCTTTTCAAACTCGAGGTGCCCGAGGTCAGTCAGGACCTGCTGGAGATCCTTGGCGCTGCGCGTGATCCGGGGATGCGCGCCAAGATCTCGGTGAACGCCCTGGATAGCCGGGTTGATCCAGTCGGAGCCTGTGTGGGCATGCGAGGATCCCGCGTTCAGGCTGTCTCGAACGAACTCTCTGGCGAGCGGATCGACATTATTCTCTGGAACGACAATCCGGCGCAATTTGTGATTAACGCCATGGCGCCAGCTGAAGTGGAGTCCATTGTGGTCGATGAAGATCGGGACAGCATGGACATCGCGGTTGGCGAGGATCAGCTCTCCCAGGCGATCGGCCGGGGTGGGCAGAATGTCCGTCTGGCCAGTGAGCTGACGGGCTGGGAGCTGAACGTCATGACGGCGGAAGAGGCCGAGGCGAAAAGCGAGGCGGAAGCGGCCGAGCTCGTCGATCTCTTCATTCGTGAGCTGGATGCGGACGAGGATCTGGCGGGTCTGCTCGTGGAGGAGGGCTTCTCCAGCGTGGAAGAAGTTGCCTACGTGCCGACTGGCGAACTGCTCGATATTGAAGGCTTTAGCGAGGACCTCGTGAATGCACTGCGTCAGCGGGCTCGCGATGTGTTGACCGAGCGCGAGGCTGCGGCGGCTGAAGCCGAAGCGCCAGCAGAGGATTTGCTTGGTCTGGAGGGCATGGATGATGTGACGGCCGCGAGGCTCGCACAGCAGGGAATACGCACCATGGAAGATCTCGCCGAGCAGTCGGTGGATGATCTGGTCGAAATCGAGGGGCTTGATGCGGAGCGCGCTGGCGCGCTGATCATGAAGGCCCGTGAGCCGTGGTTTGCCGAGCAAGAGGGCAACCAGGCCTAA
- the infB gene encoding translation initiation factor IF-2, whose amino-acid sequence MSQSTVRDFSERTGVPLERLIAQLRDAGLEYDDPDAEFAEADKSVLLDHLRKTHGRREDDEEGGPSQITLKRRSHSQLRMPSGGGAERRSARGPRAGTGGRTVNVEVRKKRTYVKRSVVEAEAAEQDAQVLERALQQDVKAAEAAQAAEAERQREAEAAAEAAREAEAAAVAAREEGESTSPEADQEAVADSEEPVTTVADLEAEQQKTDSEAARKKEIEDEKERKRLEAEAKREREAEERAARKAARGKGKAKKRADSATRQGRRGAAGVASSAIQQEFEKPTAPVVRDVQVPETITVGELAQRMSVKAADLIKEMMKQGVMATINQAIDQDTAVLLVEEMGHRPHTVREDDLEEALLGQATEPSGTEEPRSPVVTIMGHVDHGKTTLLDYIRRAKVAAGEAGGITQHIGAYRVNTERGDLTFLDTPGHEAFTAMRARGAQVTDVVILVVAADDGVMPQTEEAVKHARAAGVPIVVAVNKMDREDADPDRVKNELAAREVIPEEWGGDTQFIHCSALAGDGVENLLEAVALQAELLELKAVRDCPASGIVVESSLDRGRGPVATVLVQNGVLHQGDTIISGSEFGRVRALLDERGDRVQEAGPSTPAVVLGLSGLPEAGDEVLVVEDERKARELADHRREKSRDKRLQAQKAAKMDELFTQMGDQEVMTVNLVVKGDVQGSVEALTQSLTNLSNEEVRITPIATGVGAINESDVNLALASEALLIGFNVRADAKARRLAQETGVELRYYSIIYDAIDQLRNAISGMLEPETQEQIIGTAEVREVYRSSQLGQIAGCLVVDGVVRRSNPIRVLRENVVVFEGDLESLRRFKDDVKEVQSGTECGIGVRNYNDVRAGDQIECYERVTIQRSL is encoded by the coding sequence ATGTCGCAGAGCACAGTCAGAGATTTTTCCGAACGCACGGGGGTTCCCCTGGAGCGTCTGATTGCACAGCTTCGCGATGCCGGTCTTGAGTATGACGACCCGGACGCTGAGTTTGCTGAAGCGGATAAGTCGGTTCTACTCGATCATCTGCGCAAAACGCATGGGCGGCGTGAAGATGACGAAGAGGGCGGGCCGTCACAGATTACCCTGAAGCGTCGAAGTCACAGTCAGTTGCGCATGCCCTCGGGCGGCGGTGCCGAGCGTCGAAGTGCACGTGGCCCCCGCGCGGGCACGGGTGGGCGTACGGTCAACGTCGAGGTGCGAAAGAAGCGCACGTACGTGAAGCGCAGCGTGGTTGAGGCAGAGGCGGCCGAACAGGATGCCCAGGTCCTTGAGCGAGCGTTGCAGCAGGATGTGAAGGCGGCCGAGGCCGCTCAGGCGGCGGAGGCCGAGCGCCAGCGCGAGGCGGAAGCCGCGGCTGAAGCCGCTCGGGAAGCGGAAGCAGCCGCTGTAGCCGCTCGTGAGGAAGGCGAGTCGACATCGCCTGAGGCTGATCAGGAGGCCGTGGCCGACTCCGAGGAACCGGTGACTACGGTGGCCGACCTCGAAGCGGAGCAGCAGAAGACCGACTCTGAGGCGGCGCGCAAGAAAGAGATCGAAGACGAAAAAGAGCGCAAGCGCCTGGAGGCAGAGGCTAAGCGTGAGCGTGAAGCCGAGGAGCGCGCGGCGCGCAAGGCGGCCCGCGGCAAGGGCAAAGCCAAGAAGCGCGCAGACAGTGCGACGCGTCAGGGGCGGCGAGGTGCCGCTGGCGTGGCAAGCTCGGCAATCCAGCAGGAATTTGAGAAGCCCACTGCGCCCGTGGTGCGTGACGTTCAAGTCCCCGAGACCATCACCGTTGGTGAGCTTGCCCAGCGCATGAGCGTCAAGGCTGCGGATCTCATCAAGGAGATGATGAAGCAGGGCGTGATGGCCACCATTAACCAGGCCATCGATCAGGACACGGCGGTGCTGCTCGTCGAGGAGATGGGGCACCGCCCGCACACCGTCCGCGAGGATGACCTTGAGGAAGCACTGCTGGGTCAAGCGACTGAGCCCAGCGGCACCGAGGAGCCACGTTCGCCCGTGGTGACGATCATGGGGCATGTCGACCATGGCAAGACCACCCTGCTCGACTACATTCGCCGCGCCAAGGTCGCCGCGGGTGAGGCGGGCGGCATCACGCAGCACATCGGCGCCTATCGGGTGAATACCGAGCGTGGAGACTTGACCTTCCTCGATACGCCAGGCCATGAGGCGTTTACTGCCATGCGGGCGCGGGGTGCCCAGGTGACAGATGTTGTCATCCTGGTTGTCGCCGCGGATGACGGCGTGATGCCGCAGACCGAAGAAGCGGTCAAACACGCCCGCGCTGCCGGTGTGCCGATCGTGGTCGCGGTGAACAAGATGGATCGCGAAGATGCGGACCCGGATCGTGTGAAAAACGAGCTGGCCGCCCGCGAAGTCATCCCTGAAGAATGGGGCGGTGATACGCAGTTCATTCACTGCTCCGCGCTCGCGGGTGACGGCGTCGAGAATCTACTCGAAGCAGTGGCGCTGCAGGCGGAGTTGCTGGAGCTGAAAGCGGTACGGGACTGCCCGGCCTCAGGCATCGTCGTCGAGTCCAGCCTCGACCGCGGTCGTGGCCCGGTTGCAACGGTATTGGTCCAGAACGGCGTGCTTCATCAAGGCGATACGATTATCTCGGGTAGCGAGTTCGGCCGAGTCCGCGCCCTCCTTGATGAGCGGGGTGACCGAGTCCAGGAAGCGGGGCCATCCACACCGGCGGTCGTCCTGGGGCTCTCTGGCTTGCCGGAGGCAGGTGATGAAGTGCTGGTCGTCGAGGACGAGCGTAAGGCTCGGGAACTGGCCGATCACCGGCGCGAGAAGAGTCGTGACAAGCGCTTGCAGGCGCAGAAAGCCGCGAAGATGGACGAGCTGTTCACCCAAATGGGGGACCAGGAGGTCATGACCGTCAACCTGGTGGTCAAAGGCGATGTGCAGGGCTCAGTCGAGGCGCTTACGCAGTCTCTGACCAACCTCTCCAATGAGGAAGTGCGGATCACGCCGATCGCGACCGGTGTGGGCGCAATCAACGAGTCGGACGTCAACCTTGCTCTGGCTTCTGAGGCGCTGTTGATCGGCTTTAACGTGCGCGCGGATGCGAAGGCACGACGGCTGGCTCAGGAAACAGGGGTGGAGCTGCGTTACTACAGCATCATCTATGATGCGATTGATCAGCTGCGTAACGCGATTAGCGGCATGCTCGAGCCGGAAACCCAAGAGCAGATTATTGGTACAGCCGAAGTGCGCGAGGTTTACCGCTCCTCCCAGCTTGGTCAAATTGCTGGCTGTCTGGTGGTTGATGGGGTCGTCCGCCGTAGTAACCCGATTCGTGTCCTGCGCGAAAACGTGGTGGTCTTCGAGGGTGATCTCGAATCGTTGCGTCGCTTCAAGGATGACGTTAAGGAAGTGCAGTCGGGTACCGAATGTGGCATTGGCGTGCGTAACTACAACGATGTTCGCGCCGGTGACCAGATCGAGTGTTACGAGCGGGTCACGATCCAGCGCTCGCTCTAG
- the rbfA gene encoding 30S ribosome-binding factor RbfA: MANDYPRSRRVADQVQRELATLIRDEVRDPRVGSVTVSEVKVSRDFAHAEVYVTGLGMEEADSRAMVDALNGAAGFLRGQLARQMRLRKVPALHFYYDPVFDQGARLNRLIDEVAPDNGSQEGP, translated from the coding sequence ATGGCGAACGACTATCCGCGTAGCCGCCGAGTCGCTGACCAGGTGCAGCGCGAGTTGGCGACTCTCATCCGGGATGAGGTGCGCGACCCGCGCGTGGGCTCTGTGACAGTCTCTGAAGTGAAGGTCAGTCGAGACTTCGCGCATGCCGAGGTCTATGTCACGGGCCTAGGCATGGAGGAGGCGGACTCGCGGGCAATGGTTGATGCCCTCAACGGGGCGGCCGGTTTCTTGCGTGGCCAGCTTGCCCGGCAAATGCGCTTGAGAAAGGTCCCGGCCCTGCACTTCTACTATGACCCGGTGTTCGATCAAGGTGCACGGCTCAACCGGCTGATTGATGAGGTGGCCCCGGACAATGGCTCGCAAGAAGGGCCGTAA
- the truB gene encoding tRNA pseudouridine(55) synthase TruB, which translates to MARKKGRNVDGILLLDKPSGLTSNAALRRVSRYLDARKAGHTGSLDPLATGLLVLCFGEATKVSGWLLDADKSYTCLARLGMTTDSADADGQILQRRQVPAVDDEALEDVLSGFRGQQAQVPPMFSALKHEGQRLHELARQGIEVERPPRQVCIHDLNATRVAPDALRLEVTCSKGTYIRSLVADIGEQLGCGAHVEQLRRTGLGPFKGPSMWSLETLERLSGQGAGALDACLLPTDTALADYPAVTLAASAAERFCHGQAVSADRPTEAASILTVYGPDAAFLGIGAWRDDGAIAPRRLLVQRTARG; encoded by the coding sequence ATGGCTCGCAAGAAGGGCCGTAATGTTGACGGGATCCTGCTGCTCGACAAGCCGAGCGGGCTGACCTCGAATGCGGCATTGCGCCGCGTCAGTCGTTATCTGGACGCGCGCAAGGCCGGGCACACCGGCAGCCTTGATCCATTGGCAACCGGGCTGCTGGTGCTTTGCTTTGGCGAGGCCACCAAAGTCAGTGGCTGGCTGCTCGATGCAGACAAGTCGTACACGTGTCTTGCCCGATTGGGCATGACCACCGACAGCGCGGATGCGGATGGACAGATCCTCCAGCGCCGTCAGGTGCCCGCAGTGGATGATGAGGCGCTTGAGGACGTGCTGTCAGGTTTCCGGGGGCAACAGGCCCAAGTGCCGCCGATGTTTTCTGCGCTCAAACACGAGGGTCAACGGCTGCATGAGTTGGCCCGGCAGGGGATTGAGGTTGAGCGGCCACCGCGGCAGGTCTGCATCCATGACTTGAACGCCACCCGCGTGGCGCCCGATGCATTGCGACTGGAAGTGACCTGCTCGAAAGGCACGTATATCCGGAGCCTTGTGGCCGATATCGGCGAGCAGCTGGGATGCGGCGCCCACGTGGAGCAGCTGCGGCGTACCGGGTTGGGGCCATTTAAAGGGCCGTCGATGTGGTCACTCGAGACGCTGGAGCGCTTGAGTGGGCAGGGAGCCGGCGCGCTGGATGCATGTCTGTTGCCGACTGATACCGCATTGGCGGATTATCCCGCGGTCACTCTAGCGGCGTCGGCGGCGGAGCGGTTCTGTCACGGTCAGGCGGTCAGCGCGGACCGTCCCACCGAGGCGGCGTCCATCTTGACGGTTTACGGGCCCGATGCTGCGTTTCTTGGTATCGGTGCCTGGCGTGACGATGGTGCAATTGCACCGCGTCGTTTGCTTGTTCAGCGAACCGCCCGGGGATAG
- the rpsO gene encoding 30S ribosomal protein S15, with protein sequence MTLTATQKQEIVRDYGRSDGDTGSPEVQIALLTARIQYLTEHFGTHKQDHHSRRGLLKLVNQRRQLLDYLHRKSLERYQSVIERLGLRK encoded by the coding sequence ATGACACTCACCGCCACTCAGAAGCAGGAGATCGTCCGTGATTACGGCCGCTCCGACGGCGATACCGGGTCTCCGGAGGTGCAAATCGCCCTTCTGACCGCCCGCATCCAGTATCTCACCGAGCATTTCGGTACGCACAAGCAGGATCACCACTCCCGGCGTGGGCTGCTCAAGCTGGTTAACCAGCGCCGGCAGCTCCTTGATTATCTGCATCGCAAAAGCCTTGAGCGCTATCAGTCCGTGATTGAGCGGCTCGGCCTGCGCAAGTAG